The proteins below come from a single Corylus avellana chromosome ca3, CavTom2PMs-1.0 genomic window:
- the LOC132176500 gene encoding (S)-ureidoglycine aminohydrolase, whose translation MRTPSPFLLLLTTISLLKVAVSEEGFCSTPYSVINSDSDSKPLYWKVTNPTLSPAYLQDLPGFTRSVYKADHALIAPESHVFSPLLEWINTLGAYLITPAMGSNFVMYLAKMQENSRSGLPPVDVERFIFVVQGAVTFIDTSGVSHELIMDSYAYLPPSFQHSLKCDASATLVVFERRYSSLDNCVTEQIISSTEKQPLLETPGEIFELRKLLPTSLPYDFNIHIMDFQPGEFLNVKEFHYNQHGLLLLEGQGIYRLGDSWYPVQAGDVIWMAPFVPQWYAALGKTRSRYLLYKDVNRNPL comes from the exons ATGCGAACTCCCTCAcctttcctcctcctccttacAACAATCA gTTTGCTCAAAGTTGCTGTGAGTGAAGAAGGTTTTTGCTCTACGCCTTATTCTGTTATTAACTCGGATTCAGACTCGAAGCCTCTGTACTGGAAGGTCACCAATCCTACACTTTCTCCTGCTTATCTTCAGG ATTTGCCAGGTTTCACACGCAGTGTCTATAAAGCTGATCATGCTTTAATAGCACCTGAAAGTCATGTATTCAGTCCTTTACTTGAGTG GATTAATACATTGGGGGCGTACTTAATTACACCAGCTATGGGCTCAAACTTTGTAATGTACCTAGCAAAAATGCAAG AGAATTCAAGATCAGGACTCCCCCCAGTTGATGTAGAGAG GTTCATATTTGTGGTTCAGGGTGCTGTGACTTTCATTGATACTTCTGGTGTTAGCCACGAATTGATA ATGGATTCGTATGCTTATCTACCTCCTAGTTTTCAACATTCACTGAAGTGTGATGCATCTGCCACTCTTGTGGTGTTTGAGCGAAG GTATTCCTCTCTGGATAATTGTGTCACTGAGCAAATCATCAGTTCAACAGAAAAGCAGCCACTCCTTGAAACTCCAGGCGAA ATATTTGAACTTAGGAAGCTTCTACCCACATCTTTGCCATATGACTTCAATATCCAT ATCATGGATTTTCAGCCTGGAGAATTTCTTAATGTCAAg GAGTTTCATTACAATCAGCATGGTTTGCTGCTTTTAGAGGGACAGGGCATTTATCGGTTGGGTGATAGCTG GTATCCAGTTCAAGCAGGTGATGTTATTTGGATGGCACCATTTGTGCCTCAATG GTATGCTGCACTTGGTAAAACTCGGTCGAGGTATCTTCTGTACAAAGATGTGAATAGGAATCCTCTGTAA